A single genomic interval of Exiguobacterium sp. BMC-KP harbors:
- a CDS encoding xanthine phosphoribosyltransferase, translating into MKRLHDMINQEGIVLSDQVLKVDAFLNHQVDPTLMWEIAYEFMERFQDAGITRILTIEAGGIAPAMMTALRLGVPMVYARKTKSVTLNEGTISAEVFSFTKQQTSTITVAEKYLQPGERVLIIDDFLANGEAAFGLARLVEQAGAEVAGFGIVIEKSFQPGRQKLIDAGFRVESLARVESLKDGKATFVDSVTV; encoded by the coding sequence ATGAAACGTCTACACGACATGATTAATCAAGAGGGAATCGTATTATCGGATCAAGTATTGAAAGTGGATGCCTTTTTAAATCACCAGGTCGATCCGACCTTGATGTGGGAAATCGCCTATGAGTTCATGGAACGTTTTCAAGACGCAGGTATCACACGGATTCTGACGATCGAAGCGGGTGGGATTGCCCCGGCAATGATGACAGCGCTCCGTTTAGGTGTACCAATGGTCTATGCCCGTAAGACAAAATCCGTCACGCTGAACGAAGGAACGATTTCAGCTGAAGTCTTCTCGTTTACGAAACAGCAGACGAGCACAATTACGGTCGCAGAGAAATACCTACAACCGGGCGAACGTGTTTTGATCATCGACGATTTCCTTGCGAATGGGGAAGCGGCATTCGGTCTCGCACGTCTCGTTGAACAGGCGGGAGCAGAAGTTGCTGGTTTTGGAATCGTCATTGAAAAGTCATTCCAACCAGGACGTCAAAAGCTAATCGACGCTGGATTCCGTGTCGAGTCACTCGCGCGTGTGGAGTCATTGAAGGACGGAAAAGCGACATTCGTCGACTCGGTGACAGTATGA
- the pta gene encoding phosphate acetyltransferase, protein MQLFDMLEQKIKAHQPKIVFPEGIDARVLGAAVRLKKDGLVTPIVIGPRVQIEETATANGIDVTGLDTIDPASYAGIDELVASFVERRKGKATEEQARAVILKDVNTFGTMLVHTGQAEGLVSGAMHATGDTVRPALQIIKMQEGYKKTSGVFIMVRDDEQYVFADCAINIAPDANDLAENAIASAKTAKTFGIDPKVALLSFSTKGSAKSPETERVVEATRIAKERAPELAIDGELQFDAAFVPSVAKSKAPESDVAGQANVFIFPSLEAGNIGYKIAQRLGGFEAIGPILQGLNKPVNDLSRGCNEEDVYKLAIITAAQAVEERQA, encoded by the coding sequence ATGCAATTATTCGATATGTTAGAACAAAAGATTAAAGCGCACCAACCGAAAATCGTCTTCCCAGAAGGAATTGACGCGCGTGTTCTTGGCGCAGCTGTCCGTTTGAAAAAAGATGGTCTCGTCACACCAATCGTCATCGGACCACGCGTACAAATCGAAGAAACAGCAACAGCGAACGGCATCGATGTCACTGGACTCGATACGATCGATCCGGCTTCTTACGCTGGCATTGATGAGCTCGTCGCATCGTTCGTCGAGCGTCGTAAAGGAAAAGCGACAGAAGAGCAAGCACGTGCAGTCATCTTAAAAGACGTGAACACGTTCGGTACGATGCTCGTTCACACAGGACAAGCAGAAGGTCTCGTCTCGGGTGCAATGCACGCAACAGGCGATACAGTTCGTCCAGCACTTCAAATCATCAAAATGCAAGAAGGCTATAAAAAAACATCTGGCGTTTTCATCATGGTACGTGACGATGAGCAATACGTCTTCGCAGATTGCGCAATCAACATTGCACCAGATGCGAACGATTTAGCAGAGAACGCAATCGCATCTGCGAAAACAGCGAAAACATTCGGGATTGATCCGAAAGTCGCATTGCTTAGCTTTTCTACAAAAGGTTCAGCAAAATCACCAGAGACAGAGCGTGTCGTTGAAGCAACACGCATCGCAAAAGAACGTGCACCAGAACTTGCGATCGATGGCGAACTTCAATTTGATGCTGCATTCGTTCCGAGTGTCGCAAAATCAAAAGCACCAGAATCAGATGTTGCAGGTCAAGCAAACGTCTTTATCTTCCCAAGTCTTGAAGCAGGAAACATTGGCTACAAAATCGCACAACGTCTTGGTGGATTCGAAGCAATCGGTCCGATCCTTCAAGGTTTGAACAAACCGGTCAACGATCTCTCACGCGGTTGTAACGAAGAAGATGTCTACAAACTTGCGATCATCACGGCAGCACAAGCGGTCGAAGAACGCCAAGCCTAA
- a CDS encoding nucleobase:cation symporter-2 family protein: MRLSNFKAASLGLQHVLAMYTGAAVVPLIVGSAIGLSGEELAYLVAIDLFMCGVATLLQVLVTKYTGVGLPVVLGCTFTAVGPMIAIGSLQGITAIYGALIASGLIILVISGWFSKIAVLFPPVVLGSVVTIIGISLIPAAINDIGGGQGAKDFGDLRYLGLAGLTIVLILILNRYGTVFSKAAAVLIAVMISTLVAFGMGMIDFSPVAEASWFQMVTPFYFGVPTFNATAILTMTLVGLVSMVESTGVFLTLGEITDRRLTDKDLARGYRAEGVATIVGGIFNSFPYTTYSQNVGLVQLTGVKTRKVILFAGGFLILLGFLPKVATFTTLIPKPVLGGAMLIMFGTVAASGIRILSRVDFSKNEHVITVALALGIGLGISMNPEIVAGLPSQIRVLTDSPIVAGSLTALLLNGIFRLTGKSESVDAPLAKVD, encoded by the coding sequence ATGAGATTGTCGAACTTCAAAGCAGCCAGTCTCGGACTTCAGCATGTGCTTGCGATGTACACGGGAGCAGCTGTTGTTCCACTGATCGTTGGGAGTGCGATCGGATTGTCAGGAGAAGAACTTGCATATCTCGTTGCGATTGATCTTTTCATGTGTGGGGTGGCGACCTTATTACAAGTACTCGTCACGAAATACACAGGTGTTGGCCTTCCTGTTGTACTCGGATGTACCTTTACAGCAGTTGGTCCAATGATTGCGATTGGAAGTCTTCAAGGCATTACAGCAATTTATGGTGCGTTGATTGCCAGTGGTCTCATCATTCTTGTCATCTCGGGCTGGTTTAGTAAGATTGCGGTCCTGTTTCCACCAGTTGTCCTTGGTTCAGTCGTCACGATCATCGGGATTTCACTGATTCCGGCTGCGATTAACGACATCGGAGGCGGACAGGGAGCGAAGGACTTTGGTGACTTACGTTATCTTGGACTTGCGGGATTAACAATCGTCTTGATTTTGATTTTGAATCGCTACGGCACGGTCTTCTCAAAAGCAGCAGCTGTCTTGATTGCTGTGATGATCAGTACACTCGTTGCGTTTGGCATGGGAATGATCGATTTTAGCCCAGTTGCGGAAGCGTCATGGTTCCAAATGGTGACGCCGTTCTACTTCGGTGTCCCGACATTCAACGCCACAGCCATCTTGACGATGACACTCGTTGGTCTCGTCTCGATGGTCGAATCGACGGGCGTATTCTTGACGCTTGGTGAGATTACGGATCGTCGTTTGACGGATAAGGATTTGGCACGTGGATACCGGGCAGAAGGGGTTGCAACGATCGTTGGCGGTATCTTCAACAGCTTCCCGTATACGACGTATAGCCAAAACGTCGGTCTAGTTCAGTTGACTGGCGTGAAGACACGTAAAGTCATTTTGTTTGCTGGTGGATTTTTGATCTTGCTCGGTTTCTTACCGAAAGTGGCGACGTTTACGACGTTGATTCCAAAACCTGTTTTGGGTGGGGCGATGTTGATTATGTTCGGAACGGTCGCAGCAAGCGGAATTCGTATTCTATCGCGAGTGGATTTTTCAAAGAACGAACACGTCATCACGGTGGCACTTGCCCTTGGAATCGGTCTAGGAATCAGTATGAATCCTGAAATCGTTGCCGGGCTTCCATCGCAAATCCGTGTCTTGACGGATAGTCCGATCGTCGCGGGTTCTCTGACGGCGTTATTGTTAAACGGAATCTTCCGGTTGACCGGTAAGTCTGAGTCAGTAGACGCTCCACTTGCTAAAGTTGATTAA